One Deinococcus grandis DNA window includes the following coding sequences:
- the tmpR gene encoding bifunctional dihydropteridine reductase/dihydrofolate reductase TmpR, which produces MTGRQSGGAPHPAGRGTALVTGAARGIGRGLAVALAAEGFDVAVHYRSSEADAHETARQCGALGVRAVPLRADLGSPAGARALVRAAHAAFPESGLAVLVNNVGNYVNRPLLDVTDEQWADMLGSNLTATFATCQEAAPLMRARGWGRIVNLGFAGASADVARPGIVPYVIAKAGVAQLSRSLAVTLAGSGVSVNVVSPGVIETSVSQPVREIPAGRVGTVAELVGAALYFVRASDYVTGQNLEVAGGWHL; this is translated from the coding sequence GTGACCGGCCGCCAGAGCGGGGGGGCGCCGCACCCGGCGGGTCGGGGCACGGCGCTGGTGACCGGCGCGGCGCGCGGCATCGGGCGCGGGCTCGCGGTCGCGCTGGCCGCCGAGGGCTTCGACGTGGCGGTCCACTACCGCTCCAGCGAGGCCGACGCCCATGAAACCGCCCGGCAGTGTGGGGCGCTGGGTGTGCGGGCGGTGCCCCTCAGGGCCGACCTGGGCAGCCCGGCGGGGGCGCGGGCGCTGGTGCGTGCGGCGCACGCGGCGTTCCCGGAGTCCGGGCTGGCGGTGCTGGTGAACAACGTGGGGAACTACGTGAACCGCCCGCTGCTGGACGTGACGGACGAGCAGTGGGCGGACATGCTGGGCAGCAACCTGACGGCCACGTTCGCCACCTGTCAGGAGGCGGCGCCGCTGATGCGCGCGCGCGGCTGGGGCCGGATCGTGAACCTGGGGTTCGCGGGCGCGTCGGCGGACGTGGCGCGGCCCGGGATCGTCCCGTACGTGATCGCGAAGGCGGGCGTGGCGCAGCTGTCGCGGTCACTGGCGGTGACGCTGGCGGGCAGCGGCGTGAGCGTGAACGTGGTCAGTCCCGGCGTGATCGAGACGAGTGTCAGCCAGCCCGTGCGGGAGATCCCGGCGGGGCGGGTGGGGACGGTGGCGGAACTGGTCGGGGCGGCGCTGTACTTCGTGCGGGCCAGCGATTACGTGACCGGGCAGAACCTGGAGGTCGCGGGCGGCTGGCACCTGTAG